A DNA window from Vanacampus margaritifer isolate UIUO_Vmar chromosome 19, RoL_Vmar_1.0, whole genome shotgun sequence contains the following coding sequences:
- the slc24a4b gene encoding sodium/potassium/calcium exchanger 4 isoform X1, producing MERDDTVKKKSIMAKMFKVRKRREMLFVQVCFICSALLVAWIMSALLTKTGHGMIMEDRPDPEHWGRRLMASAAENETEPKNCSAPAIHEFPNDLFTNNERKSGAVLLHIAATLYMFLALAITCDEYFVTSLEKICEKLHLSEDVAGATFMAAGSSAPELFASVIGVFITHGDVGVGTIVGSAVFNILCIIGVCGIFAGQVVMLTWWAVFRDSFYYTLSVIALIAFIYDEKIVWWESLVLVVMYAGYILVMKFNSSMQAFFMGSSKKNVANGNAATSSEMEDVKPTKAYSRGSVVMVDEIINASPSKFRFPEAGLRVMVTSHFGPKTRLRMASRLIITERQKLVQAANGVETQVIDGKTDMENGNVPEDKPTEEEKESGISPFGIPKGCGNKIKWLISWPLLLLLFLTVPNCGKPRWERCFMLSFILSTVWIAVFSYLMVWMVTIIGYTLGIPDVIMGITFLAAGTSVPDCIASLIVARQGLGDMAVSNTIGSNVFDILVGLGVPWAIQTMCVDYGSEVMINSRGLVYSVVLLLGSVALTVLGIHLNKWRLDLKLGIYVLVLYAVFLCFSVMIEYNVFTFVNLPMCFED from the exons ATGGAACGGGACGACACCGTGAAGAAGAAGAGCATCATGGCGAAGATGTTTAAAGTTCGCAAAAGGAGGGAGATGCTGTTTGTACAGGTGTGCTTCATCTGCAGTGCCCTCTTAGTGGCGTGGATCATGTCGGCGCTGTTGACCAAAACAG GCCATGGCATGATAATGGAGGACCGTCCCGACCCGGAGCACTGGGGGAGGCGGCTAATGGCGTCAGCGGCCGAAAATGAAACGGAGCCCAAGAATTGTTCAGCGCCAG CAATACACGAGTTCCCCAATGACCTTTTCACCAACAACGAGCGAAAGAGCGGTGCCGTCCTGCTGCATATTGCGGCG ACCCTCTACATGTTCCTGGCCCTCGCCATCACGTGTGACGAGTATTTCGTGACGTCACTGGAGAAGATATGTGAG AAACTACATCTGAGTGAAGATGTTGCCGGCGCCACCTTCATGGCAGCTGGCAGCTCGGCGCCCGAGCTTTTTGCCTCAGTCATCG GTGTCTTCATCACCCATGGAGACGTGGGGGTGGGGACCATCGTCGGCTCAGCCGTCTTCAACATCCTTTGCATCATCGGCGTCTGCGGCATCTTTGCCgggcag GTGGTGATGCTGACTTGGTGGGCGGTTTTTCGGGATTCTTTCTATTACACGCTGTCAGTCATCGCTCTCATTGCA TTCATCTATGACGAGAAGATTGTGTG gtgggAGAGTTTAGTGCTGGTGGTCATGTATGCAGGATACATTCTGGTCATGAA ATTCAACTCCAGCATGCAGGCTTTCTTCATGGGCAGCTCCAAGAAAAATGTGGCCAACGGTAACGCGGCGACCAGCAGCGAGATGGAGGACG TGAAGCCCACCAAGGCGTACAGCCGTGGCTCGGTAGTGATGGTGGACGAGATCATCAACGCCAGCCCGTCCAAGTTCCGCTTCCCCGAAGCGGGCCTGCGCGTCATGGTCACCAGCCACTTCGGACCCAAGACCCGCCTGCGCATGGCGAGCCGCCTCATCATCACCGAG CGCCAGAAGTTGGTCCAGGCGGCCAACGGTGTGGAGACGCAAGTGATTGACGGCAAGACTGACATGGAGAACGGGAACGTGCCAGAGGACAAACCCACcgaggaggagaaggaaagCGGCATCTCCCCGTTTGGGATTCCGA AGGGGTGTGGCAACAAAATCAAGTGGCTGATCTCATGGCCTCTGCTCCTGTTATTGTTCCTCACCGTCCCAAACTGCGGCAAGCCACGCTGGGAGAGATGCTTCATGCTCTCCTTTATCCTCTCAACGGTCTGGATCGCGGTTTTCTCCTACCTGATGGTCTGGATG GTGACTATAATTGGCTACACTCTGGGAATCCCTGACGTCATCATGGGTATCACCTTCCTGGCAGCAGGCACCAGCGTCCCCGACTGCATCGCCAGTCTCATCGTGGCTCGCCAAG GCTTGGGAGACATGGCCGTGTCCAACACTATTGGAAGCAACGTTTTTGACATCCTGGTGGGACTGGGCGTCCCATGGGCGATCCAAACTATGTGCGTTGACTACGGATCAGAG GTGATGATCAACAGTCGAGGGCTTGTGTATTCAGTGGTGCTTCTGCTGGGATCTGTGGCCCTCACA GTTCTGGGCATTCACCTGAACAAGTGGCGTTTGGATCTGAAGCTGGGCATTTACGTCCTGGTCCTGTACGCCGTCTTTCTCTGCTTCTCGGTCATGATCGAATACAACGTCTTCACTTTTGTCAACCTGCCCATGTGCTTTGAGgactaa
- the slc24a4b gene encoding sodium/potassium/calcium exchanger 4 isoform X2, translated as MERDDTVKKKSIMAKMFKVRKRREMLFVQVCFICSALLVAWIMSALLTKTGHGMIMEDRPDPEHWGRRLMASAAENETEPKNCSAPAIHEFPNDLFTNNERKSGAVLLHIAATLYMFLALAITCDEYFVTSLEKICEKLHLSEDVAGATFMAAGSSAPELFASVIGVFITHGDVGVGTIVGSAVFNILCIIGVCGIFAGQVVMLTWWAVFRDSFYYTLSVIALIAFIYDEKIVWWESLVLVVMYAGYILVMKFNSSMQAFFMGSSKKNVANGNAATSSEMEDVKPTKAYSRGSVVMVDEIINASPSKFRFPEAGLRVMVTSHFGPKTRLRMASRLIITEKLVQAANGVETQVIDGKTDMENGNVPEDKPTEEEKESGISPFGIPKGCGNKIKWLISWPLLLLLFLTVPNCGKPRWERCFMLSFILSTVWIAVFSYLMVWMVTIIGYTLGIPDVIMGITFLAAGTSVPDCIASLIVARQGLGDMAVSNTIGSNVFDILVGLGVPWAIQTMCVDYGSEVMINSRGLVYSVVLLLGSVALTVLGIHLNKWRLDLKLGIYVLVLYAVFLCFSVMIEYNVFTFVNLPMCFED; from the exons ATGGAACGGGACGACACCGTGAAGAAGAAGAGCATCATGGCGAAGATGTTTAAAGTTCGCAAAAGGAGGGAGATGCTGTTTGTACAGGTGTGCTTCATCTGCAGTGCCCTCTTAGTGGCGTGGATCATGTCGGCGCTGTTGACCAAAACAG GCCATGGCATGATAATGGAGGACCGTCCCGACCCGGAGCACTGGGGGAGGCGGCTAATGGCGTCAGCGGCCGAAAATGAAACGGAGCCCAAGAATTGTTCAGCGCCAG CAATACACGAGTTCCCCAATGACCTTTTCACCAACAACGAGCGAAAGAGCGGTGCCGTCCTGCTGCATATTGCGGCG ACCCTCTACATGTTCCTGGCCCTCGCCATCACGTGTGACGAGTATTTCGTGACGTCACTGGAGAAGATATGTGAG AAACTACATCTGAGTGAAGATGTTGCCGGCGCCACCTTCATGGCAGCTGGCAGCTCGGCGCCCGAGCTTTTTGCCTCAGTCATCG GTGTCTTCATCACCCATGGAGACGTGGGGGTGGGGACCATCGTCGGCTCAGCCGTCTTCAACATCCTTTGCATCATCGGCGTCTGCGGCATCTTTGCCgggcag GTGGTGATGCTGACTTGGTGGGCGGTTTTTCGGGATTCTTTCTATTACACGCTGTCAGTCATCGCTCTCATTGCA TTCATCTATGACGAGAAGATTGTGTG gtgggAGAGTTTAGTGCTGGTGGTCATGTATGCAGGATACATTCTGGTCATGAA ATTCAACTCCAGCATGCAGGCTTTCTTCATGGGCAGCTCCAAGAAAAATGTGGCCAACGGTAACGCGGCGACCAGCAGCGAGATGGAGGACG TGAAGCCCACCAAGGCGTACAGCCGTGGCTCGGTAGTGATGGTGGACGAGATCATCAACGCCAGCCCGTCCAAGTTCCGCTTCCCCGAAGCGGGCCTGCGCGTCATGGTCACCAGCCACTTCGGACCCAAGACCCGCCTGCGCATGGCGAGCCGCCTCATCATCACCGAG AAGTTGGTCCAGGCGGCCAACGGTGTGGAGACGCAAGTGATTGACGGCAAGACTGACATGGAGAACGGGAACGTGCCAGAGGACAAACCCACcgaggaggagaaggaaagCGGCATCTCCCCGTTTGGGATTCCGA AGGGGTGTGGCAACAAAATCAAGTGGCTGATCTCATGGCCTCTGCTCCTGTTATTGTTCCTCACCGTCCCAAACTGCGGCAAGCCACGCTGGGAGAGATGCTTCATGCTCTCCTTTATCCTCTCAACGGTCTGGATCGCGGTTTTCTCCTACCTGATGGTCTGGATG GTGACTATAATTGGCTACACTCTGGGAATCCCTGACGTCATCATGGGTATCACCTTCCTGGCAGCAGGCACCAGCGTCCCCGACTGCATCGCCAGTCTCATCGTGGCTCGCCAAG GCTTGGGAGACATGGCCGTGTCCAACACTATTGGAAGCAACGTTTTTGACATCCTGGTGGGACTGGGCGTCCCATGGGCGATCCAAACTATGTGCGTTGACTACGGATCAGAG GTGATGATCAACAGTCGAGGGCTTGTGTATTCAGTGGTGCTTCTGCTGGGATCTGTGGCCCTCACA GTTCTGGGCATTCACCTGAACAAGTGGCGTTTGGATCTGAAGCTGGGCATTTACGTCCTGGTCCTGTACGCCGTCTTTCTCTGCTTCTCGGTCATGATCGAATACAACGTCTTCACTTTTGTCAACCTGCCCATGTGCTTTGAGgactaa